In one Arenibacter antarcticus genomic region, the following are encoded:
- a CDS encoding isoamylase early set domain-containing protein, whose translation MAISKQYLKTRPVCKVTFSVPAEKAVKVAVVGDFNDWSSEKSVLKRLKNGTFKGTFEFPKDKTYEFKYLVDGEFVNEQEADRLQWNEYAGTENSVLEL comes from the coding sequence ATGGCAATTTCTAAACAATATTTAAAAACTAGACCAGTATGTAAAGTTACTTTTTCCGTACCAGCTGAAAAGGCTGTAAAAGTAGCTGTTGTAGGTGATTTCAATGATTGGAGTTCTGAAAAGAGTGTTTTAAAGAGATTAAAGAACGGAACCTTTAAAGGTACATTCGAATTCCCAAAAGATAAAACCTATGAATTTAAGTATTTAGTAGATGGTGAATTTGTGAATGAACAAGAGGCTGACCGTTTACAATGGAATGAGTACGCGGGTACCGAAAATTCAGTGTTGGAATTGTAA
- a CDS encoding aminotransferase class V-fold PLP-dependent enzyme — MKNIIKQFPVLNQYCYADTATSGLLYDGLLDWRQEHDLDVLIGGRKLSSKLGKIVSETRNTVSKFFSCKSENVALTPNFSIGINLLLEGLGKKEKVLLLKGDYPSVNWPFESRDFSISYVDISADLEEHIFNKIKSDKITLLALSLVQWLNGVKIDVEFLKTLKKEYPDLIIIADGTQFCGTESINFDTSGIDVLGASGYKWLLGGSGNGFMLFSDTVAGRFNCPTIGFNAARGNLDGKDAVSFSNRFEPGHLDSMAFGSLNYSLKFLSEIGMDVISEQIKLLSNKALSEFGNLGLLESYIIDRNVHSSIFNIAGGDKEYSKLMQNDVLCAQRGGGIRLAFHFYNTENEIDRIVKILK, encoded by the coding sequence ATGAAAAACATAATTAAACAATTCCCTGTTTTAAATCAATATTGCTATGCGGATACGGCCACCTCAGGATTGCTTTACGATGGGCTGTTAGACTGGCGGCAAGAACACGATCTAGATGTACTGATTGGAGGTAGAAAGCTTAGTTCTAAATTGGGCAAAATAGTGTCCGAAACTAGAAATACAGTGTCCAAGTTCTTTAGCTGCAAGAGCGAAAATGTAGCCTTAACTCCCAATTTCTCTATTGGAATCAATCTTTTATTGGAAGGGTTGGGTAAAAAAGAAAAGGTGTTGCTTCTGAAGGGAGATTATCCTTCGGTAAACTGGCCTTTTGAGTCTAGGGATTTTAGTATTTCTTATGTGGATATATCGGCAGATCTAGAGGAGCATATTTTTAATAAGATTAAATCTGACAAGATAACACTACTGGCCTTAAGCTTGGTGCAATGGCTAAATGGCGTTAAAATTGATGTAGAATTCTTAAAAACCTTAAAAAAGGAATATCCAGACTTGATTATTATCGCAGATGGAACTCAATTTTGTGGAACAGAGAGTATAAATTTTGACACTTCAGGTATCGATGTACTTGGTGCAAGTGGCTATAAATGGTTGTTGGGAGGTTCTGGAAATGGTTTTATGTTGTTTTCTGATACCGTAGCTGGGAGATTTAACTGTCCTACCATCGGGTTTAATGCTGCTAGGGGAAATTTGGATGGCAAGGATGCAGTTTCGTTTTCCAATAGGTTTGAACCTGGACACCTAGATAGCATGGCTTTTGGAAGTCTAAACTATTCCCTGAAATTTCTTTCTGAAATTGGTATGGACGTAATATCTGAACAAATAAAGTTACTTTCTAATAAGGCGCTATCAGAATTTGGAAACCTAGGCCTTTTGGAGTCCTATATAATAGATAGAAACGTTCACAGCTCCATATTTAATATAGCAGGGGGAGATAAAGAATATTCGAAATTAATGCAGAATGATGTTTTGTGTGCACAGCGCGGAGGTGGTATACGGCTTGCTTTTCATTTCTATAATACAGAAAATGAAATAGATAGGATTGTGAAAATCTTAAAGTAA
- a CDS encoding 2TM domain-containing protein, translating into MFSKNKKDFKIDLEQHQLLEYAQARIKQKKRLFNHFVFFLVGGVFFILINKILGYGKTYDWFIWAIVLWAFLFVIHAFNVYFTSKFMGPEWERVQRERLVLKQKQKIAEIQKEIETDFPLSRINKKIE; encoded by the coding sequence ATGTTCAGCAAAAATAAAAAGGATTTTAAAATAGATTTAGAGCAGCACCAACTGTTGGAATATGCTCAGGCCAGAATAAAGCAAAAGAAGCGTTTATTTAATCACTTTGTGTTTTTTTTGGTGGGAGGTGTATTTTTTATCTTGATCAATAAAATTCTAGGTTACGGTAAAACGTATGACTGGTTTATCTGGGCAATTGTACTTTGGGCCTTTTTATTTGTAATACATGCCTTTAACGTCTATTTTACCTCAAAATTCATGGGTCCAGAATGGGAAAGGGTTCAAAGGGAAAGATTGGTCTTAAAACAGAAACAAAAAATTGCCGAAATTCAGAAAGAAATAGAAACGGACTTCCCATTGTCCCGCATCAATAAAAAAATAGAATAG
- a CDS encoding dihydrofolate reductase produces the protein MIAAAAENNALGKDNDLLWHLPDDFKYFKKRTSGHKIIMGRKTFESFPKPLPNRVHIVITRDPNYHIPFTDCIVVHSLEEALELVKDESLSFIIGGGEIYHLGMEYANQIELTRVHESFEADTFFPNFNDKEWILTQKEFHPKDERHDYDFTYLTYVKKT, from the coding sequence ATGATAGCTGCAGCAGCTGAAAACAATGCTCTAGGAAAAGACAATGACCTTTTATGGCATTTGCCCGACGATTTTAAGTATTTTAAAAAACGCACCTCCGGTCATAAAATAATTATGGGAAGAAAAACTTTTGAAAGTTTCCCTAAACCCCTACCCAACCGGGTGCATATTGTTATTACTAGAGATCCGAACTACCACATTCCCTTCACTGATTGTATAGTGGTACATTCTCTTGAAGAAGCCCTAGAACTGGTAAAAGACGAATCGCTTTCCTTTATTATTGGCGGTGGAGAAATCTACCATCTTGGAATGGAATACGCCAATCAAATAGAGCTTACCAGGGTCCATGAATCTTTTGAAGCGGACACTTTTTTCCCGAACTTTAACGACAAGGAATGGATACTTACCCAAAAGGAATTCCACCCAAAAGACGAACGACATGATTATGATTTTACCTATCTAACCTACGTAAAAAAGACGTAG
- a CDS encoding thioredoxin family protein has product MQNQLIEKNMDQAMSYKAYIFLVNNLVAEEKSTGDEQTEQRIEFTKLNSARMRRLDKTITILEEDMAVFKEIGEKQTWLVLLESWCADGAQTIPILNKICSGIDNLDLKIVLRDDNPTLMDLFLTNGTRSIPKLMVLDRDYEVVTSWGPRSTVATKMVVDYKNENGAIDTAFKLSLQKWYNKDKGRSIIKDLKELVAKMKVNS; this is encoded by the coding sequence ATGCAAAACCAATTGATTGAGAAAAACATGGATCAGGCGATGAGTTATAAAGCCTATATTTTCTTGGTAAACAATTTAGTTGCCGAAGAAAAGAGCACAGGTGACGAACAAACCGAACAGCGGATAGAATTCACCAAATTAAATAGCGCTAGAATGCGCAGACTAGATAAGACCATAACTATTCTTGAAGAGGATATGGCCGTATTTAAAGAAATAGGGGAGAAACAAACCTGGTTGGTTCTTTTGGAAAGTTGGTGTGCCGATGGCGCTCAGACCATTCCGATCTTAAATAAGATTTGCTCTGGTATTGACAATTTGGATCTTAAAATAGTATTACGCGATGATAATCCAACACTGATGGACCTATTTCTGACCAATGGGACGCGTTCTATTCCAAAACTTATGGTCCTGGATCGTGATTATGAGGTGGTAACCAGCTGGGGACCTAGATCTACAGTAGCCACAAAGATGGTGGTAGATTATAAGAATGAGAACGGTGCAATAGATACGGCCTTTAAACTATCGCTCCAGAAATGGTACAATAAAGATAAAGGAAGGTCCATTATTAAAGATTTGAAGGAGTTGGTCGCCAAAATGAAGGTCAATTCATAA
- the nadB gene encoding L-aspartate oxidase yields the protein MRTTDYLVIGSGVAGLTFAIKMAEKHPDRSIYIVTKQSEDDSNTTHAQGGVAIVMDQEKDSFKKHLMDTLIAGDGCCNASVVEMVVNEGPERLMDLMAWGANFDRDSKGRLDLAREGGHSENRIVHNRDTTGREIETILLNKVRQLANISILNYHFAIDLITQHHLKNTIEEAPACYGAYVMDQKTERIYPIKARATILATGGIGRLYGHTTNPMVATGDGIGMAYRAKARIKEMEFVQFHPTALYEKVQGRLFLISEAVRGFGAYLRDGEGERFMLKFDKRAELASRDIVSRAIDTVLKKNKTSFVYLDCTHLDMSDFKVHFPNIFNECLKRNINVEKDWIPVVPAAHYLCGGIVVDKNGATNLKNLFALGECSRTGLHGANRLASNSLLEALVYAHKCDTYLSENEPQFMEMDQPHWIEVNTHTDKNLGSIILDITERLQELMRRYVGIVRCNEGLLKAKGQLDEIHKEVEALYHGSKLNTQLCELRNMVNVAHLIIEQSLERKENKGGYFNLDYFLHHLEVTAH from the coding sequence ATGCGCACTACAGATTATTTAGTGATTGGTTCTGGTGTTGCCGGACTTACATTTGCCATTAAAATGGCTGAAAAACATCCTGATAGGTCTATTTATATCGTTACCAAACAATCGGAGGACGATTCCAATACTACCCATGCCCAAGGTGGTGTAGCTATCGTAATGGATCAGGAAAAAGATTCCTTTAAAAAGCACCTAATGGATACCCTGATCGCAGGTGATGGATGTTGTAATGCCTCTGTAGTGGAGATGGTAGTTAATGAAGGCCCAGAAAGACTGATGGATCTAATGGCTTGGGGCGCAAATTTTGATAGGGACAGCAAGGGTAGGCTAGATCTCGCCAGGGAAGGGGGACATTCAGAAAACCGAATTGTACATAACAGAGATACTACAGGTAGAGAGATAGAAACCATACTGTTGAACAAGGTGCGTCAATTGGCCAATATATCAATCTTAAACTACCATTTTGCCATTGATCTTATCACCCAGCATCACTTAAAAAACACTATAGAAGAAGCACCGGCCTGTTACGGAGCCTATGTCATGGATCAAAAAACGGAAAGGATCTATCCTATAAAAGCAAGGGCTACCATATTGGCTACTGGCGGGATAGGAAGGCTTTATGGGCATACTACCAATCCAATGGTTGCAACGGGAGACGGTATTGGTATGGCGTATAGAGCAAAAGCAAGAATAAAGGAGATGGAGTTTGTTCAGTTTCACCCCACCGCATTATATGAGAAGGTCCAAGGTCGTTTATTTTTAATTTCTGAGGCAGTTAGAGGGTTTGGCGCCTATTTAAGGGATGGTGAAGGGGAGCGGTTTATGCTAAAGTTTGATAAACGGGCGGAACTCGCTTCCAGGGACATTGTATCCCGAGCTATTGATACCGTATTGAAAAAAAACAAAACGTCTTTTGTTTACTTGGATTGCACGCATTTGGACATGTCCGATTTTAAGGTTCATTTTCCGAACATTTTTAACGAATGCCTAAAGCGAAATATAAATGTAGAAAAAGATTGGATTCCCGTAGTTCCAGCTGCCCACTATCTATGTGGAGGTATTGTCGTGGACAAAAATGGGGCTACAAACCTCAAGAATCTTTTTGCATTGGGAGAATGTTCCCGGACAGGATTGCATGGGGCTAATAGGTTGGCATCCAATTCGCTGTTGGAAGCGCTGGTTTATGCACATAAATGCGATACCTATCTTTCCGAAAATGAACCTCAGTTCATGGAAATGGATCAACCCCATTGGATCGAAGTCAATACCCATACCGATAAAAACTTGGGATCCATAATTTTGGATATAACGGAAAGATTACAAGAATTAATGAGGCGGTATGTAGGTATTGTTAGGTGTAATGAGGGCCTTTTAAAGGCTAAAGGGCAATTGGATGAAATTCACAAAGAGGTGGAGGCTCTTTATCATGGATCCAAATTGAATACCCAATTGTGTGAGCTACGCAATATGGTAAATGTGGCACATCTAATTATTGAACAATCCTTAGAGAGAAAAGAAAATAAAGGCGGCTATTTTAACCTGGATTATTTTTTGCATCACCTAGAAGTAACAGCGCATTAA
- the nadA gene encoding quinolinate synthase NadA — translation MDIKQKIQLLKAKKNAVILAHYYQRPEIQEVADYVGDSLGLSQKAAAVAADIIVFAGVHFMAETAKILNPTKKVLLPDLNAGCSLADSCPPDAFKRFRKLYPDHVVVTYINCSAEIKAMSDLVCTSSNALKIISSIPEHKPILFAPDKNLGKYIIKKTGRDMLLWDGSCIVHEAFSIDKLLKVSRQNPDAIIIAHPESEEHILQVAQYVGSTAGMIAFVKQRPYNKFIVATEVGILHEMQKEVPKATLIPAPIEEDNTCACSECAFMKVNTIQKLYDCLLFETPEITVTERIRKKALIPIERMLEISK, via the coding sequence ATGGATATTAAACAAAAAATTCAATTGCTTAAGGCAAAAAAGAATGCGGTTATCTTAGCGCATTACTATCAGCGGCCAGAGATTCAGGAGGTAGCAGATTATGTGGGAGATAGCCTTGGATTATCGCAAAAGGCGGCTGCGGTAGCGGCCGATATCATAGTTTTTGCTGGGGTTCATTTTATGGCAGAAACGGCCAAAATACTTAATCCGACCAAAAAAGTATTATTGCCCGATTTAAACGCTGGATGTTCCTTGGCAGATTCCTGTCCCCCAGATGCTTTTAAACGCTTTAGGAAGCTATACCCAGACCATGTGGTGGTAACCTATATTAATTGTTCCGCAGAAATCAAGGCCATGAGCGATTTGGTCTGTACTTCCTCTAATGCGCTTAAGATTATTTCTTCGATCCCAGAGCATAAACCAATACTATTCGCACCCGATAAGAATTTGGGGAAGTATATTATTAAGAAAACGGGGAGGGATATGTTATTGTGGGACGGAAGTTGTATTGTTCATGAAGCTTTTTCCATAGATAAGCTTTTAAAAGTTTCCCGTCAAAATCCAGATGCCATCATAATTGCGCATCCAGAATCGGAGGAGCATATCCTTCAAGTTGCTCAATATGTCGGATCTACCGCAGGGATGATCGCCTTTGTAAAACAACGTCCATACAATAAATTTATCGTGGCCACAGAGGTTGGTATTTTGCATGAAATGCAGAAGGAAGTACCCAAGGCAACATTGATTCCCGCTCCCATAGAAGAAGATAATACCTGTGCCTGTAGCGAATGTGCATTTATGAAAGTCAATACCATTCAGAAACTTTACGATTGTCTTTTGTTTGAAACGCCTGAAATAACCGTCACTGAAAGAATTAGGAAGAAGGCACTTATCCCCATAGAGAGAATGTTGGAAATTTCTAAGTAG
- the murI gene encoding glutamate racemase — MNKGPIGIFDSGIGGTSIWREIHKLLPNESTIYLADSKNAPYGEKSQEQILALSIKNVDYLIGKGCKLIVIACNTATTNAIEELRAKYDLPIIGIEPAIKTAALNSKTKKVGVLATKGTLSSRLFHSTSESHANGIRILEQKGTGLVELIENGELTSLKTKTLLERYLAPMLQEGIDQLVLGCTHYPYLIPLLTNILPNHVKIIDSGEGVARQTKKVLENYNLCTPLTSKAKFQFYSNKDVEVLESFVKPTGVAYEIRFLDF; from the coding sequence ATGAATAAAGGTCCAATAGGTATTTTTGATTCTGGTATTGGTGGCACCTCTATATGGAGGGAAATCCATAAACTGCTTCCGAATGAATCTACCATCTATTTGGCAGATAGTAAAAATGCCCCTTATGGTGAGAAATCACAAGAACAGATCTTAGCGTTGAGTATTAAAAATGTTGACTATCTTATCGGTAAAGGGTGTAAGTTAATTGTGATTGCTTGCAATACTGCCACTACCAATGCCATAGAAGAACTCAGGGCAAAGTACGATCTGCCGATTATTGGAATAGAACCGGCAATAAAAACTGCTGCCCTAAATTCCAAGACCAAAAAAGTGGGGGTCTTGGCAACTAAAGGTACCTTGTCTAGCCGTCTTTTTCATAGTACTTCCGAGAGCCATGCTAACGGGATACGGATTCTGGAACAGAAAGGTACCGGTCTGGTAGAGTTGATAGAGAATGGAGAGCTTACTTCTCTAAAAACAAAGACGCTATTGGAACGCTATTTGGCGCCAATGCTTCAAGAAGGCATAGACCAATTGGTTTTGGGATGTACACACTACCCGTATTTAATCCCTTTGCTTACTAATATTTTACCAAACCATGTCAAAATTATAGATTCCGGAGAGGGGGTGGCTCGTCAAACAAAAAAAGTTTTGGAGAATTATAATTTATGCACACCTCTAACTTCCAAAGCAAAATTTCAATTTTATAGCAATAAGGATGTTGAGGTGTTGGAAAGTTTTGTCAAACCGACGGGTGTGGCCTATGAAATTCGTTTTTTGGATTTTTAA
- a CDS encoding OmpH family outer membrane protein, producing the protein MKQIKKFAVALVLFVAATGFVNAQAKIAHIDVQKLLSEMPEMKAADAELKKLQETYRADIESSMTELRNKYTQYSNESASKSEEENQKRAAELQGFEKNIGEAQQTAQQELQKKQGELLGPITEKAKKAIEAVAAAQGIDYVMDATQGGGLIVAKGKDILPEVKKQLGF; encoded by the coding sequence ATGAAACAAATAAAGAAATTTGCGGTAGCCTTAGTTTTGTTCGTAGCAGCTACTGGTTTTGTAAACGCACAGGCAAAGATTGCTCACATAGATGTACAGAAATTACTTTCTGAAATGCCAGAGATGAAAGCCGCCGATGCGGAACTTAAAAAGTTACAGGAAACCTATAGGGCCGATATCGAGAGTTCTATGACAGAATTGAGAAATAAGTACACTCAGTACTCTAATGAATCCGCTTCTAAATCTGAAGAGGAAAATCAGAAGAGAGCTGCTGAATTGCAAGGATTTGAAAAAAATATTGGAGAGGCTCAACAGACTGCGCAACAAGAATTGCAAAAGAAGCAAGGAGAGCTTTTAGGACCTATTACTGAAAAGGCCAAAAAAGCTATTGAGGCAGTAGCCGCTGCTCAAGGAATAGATTACGTAATGGACGCTACCCAAGGGGGTGGACTTATCGTAGCCAAGGGAAAAGATATTTTACCAGAGGTTAAGAAACAATTGGGTTTCTAA
- a CDS encoding OmpH family outer membrane protein, giving the protein MNSNGKLLLVLLMVITTASLTAQRGVRIGYVDMEYILENVEEYREANEQLANKVHKWKLELEKEKAVIDQMKQDLMAEKVLLTSELISEREEEIQILEKEMLEYQQNRFGPSGDLVLQKRRLIQPIQDQVFNEVQKIGANKKYDFIFDKSADVVMLYSEKRYDISDLVLRGISRTRKISAPNRKDSRNSFEDFEDEEAEEEISDALLQRQELAKQAEEARNKTAEEKREEQLRIREERKKAYEARRKQLLDEREAKRKQEAEERSGRKDIDDIKDK; this is encoded by the coding sequence ATGAATAGTAACGGAAAATTACTTTTAGTCCTTTTGATGGTCATAACCACCGCTAGTCTCACTGCCCAAAGAGGCGTAAGAATAGGGTATGTGGATATGGAGTATATCCTAGAAAATGTAGAGGAATATAGGGAGGCTAACGAGCAATTGGCCAATAAAGTTCATAAGTGGAAACTTGAACTGGAAAAGGAAAAGGCCGTAATAGATCAAATGAAACAAGATCTTATGGCGGAGAAAGTGCTGCTGACGTCCGAATTGATTTCAGAGCGGGAAGAGGAAATACAGATCTTGGAAAAGGAGATGTTGGAATATCAACAAAATAGATTTGGACCTTCTGGCGATTTGGTCTTGCAAAAAAGAAGATTAATACAGCCCATACAAGATCAGGTCTTTAATGAAGTACAGAAAATTGGTGCCAATAAAAAATATGATTTTATTTTTGATAAATCGGCAGATGTTGTAATGTTGTATTCAGAAAAAAGGTACGATATTAGCGACTTGGTATTAAGAGGGATCTCTAGAACTAGGAAAATTAGCGCCCCAAACAGGAAGGACTCTAGAAATAGTTTTGAAGATTTTGAGGACGAAGAGGCTGAAGAGGAGATTAGCGATGCGCTATTGCAACGGCAAGAACTAGCTAAGCAAGCGGAGGAAGCAAGAAATAAAACCGCTGAGGAAAAACGGGAAGAGCAACTAAGGATTAGAGAAGAACGGAAGAAAGCTTACGAGGCAAGAAGAAAACAATTGTTGGACGAAAGAGAGGCTAAAAGGAAACAGGAAGCCGAAGAGAGAAGCGGGAGAAAGGATATCGACGATATAAAAGACAAATAA